The Synchiropus splendidus isolate RoL2022-P1 chromosome 1, RoL_Sspl_1.0, whole genome shotgun sequence genome includes a window with the following:
- the LOC128764663 gene encoding NGFI-A-binding protein 1-like, which translates to MAAVLPRTLGELQLYRILQRANLLYYYEAFIQQGGDDVQQLCEAGEEEFLEIMALVGMASKPLHVRRLQKALRDWVTNPAIFNQPLTSLPVCSIPVYKLPEGSPTLLGSQDRAGSVKMSKGIGAACSDAGKLEVSRDKASGSSPLQGGSDARFWSGHSNDSEHSLSPSDLGSPSSPRDGLEALDTAAVQSVLECVDRMAPGLPKSDLSEVKDQLKNNKKLAKMIGHIFEMSDDDPRREDEIRKYSAIYGRFDSKRRDGKHLTLHELTVNEAAAQLCMRDVALLTRRDELFGLARQISREVTYKYTYRTSKSRCGDRDEPSPKRIKTEENFFDIQEALQAIHMRQEMLREQLASAKSKGDESIGRNLQMQLERLLARQMEILQDAAVQERLQALDWRIPPAALKYLNSAQNTNGASGDAARDHQEERPLNLRVVSQTMPEGELPLGKQLANELKRHHNHNNSNNNNNNNSSSNNTDEPKTPATENGTMTLSQRTSSNAEKKAIKSEPEDST; encoded by the exons ATGGCAGCAGTGTTGCCGAGGACTCTTGGTGAGCTGCAGCTCTACCGGATACTGCAGCGGGCGAACCTCCTCTACTACTACGAGGCCTTCATTCAGCAGGGCGGGGACGATGTGCAGCAGTTGTGTGAAGCTGGGGAGGAGGAGTTTCTGGAGATCATGGCCTTGGTGGGCATGGCTAGCAAGCCGCTGCATGTACGCAGACTGCAGAAGGCGCTGCGGGACTGGGTCACCAACCCGGCTATCTTTAATCAGCCGCTCACCTCGCTGCCTGTGTGCAGCATCCCTGTCTACAAGCTCCCAGAAGGCTCCCCGACTCTTCTAGGGAGCCAGGACCGTGCAGGCAGTGTTAAGATGTCTAAAGGCATCGGCGCCGCTTGCTCTGACGCGGGAAAGCTGGAagtgtctcgagacaaagcatCAGGCAGCTCACCACTCCAAGGCGGGAGTGACGCTCGGTTCTGGTCGGGTCACAGCAACGACAGCGAGCACAGCCTTTCGCCCTCTGACCTCGGCTCACCGTCGTCTCCCAGAGATGGCCTCGAGGCTCTGGACACTGCCGCCGTGCAGTCGGTCCTGGAGTGCGTGGACCGGATGGCACCAGGACTTCCAAAATCGGACTTGTCCGAGGTCAAAGATCAgctgaagaacaacaaaaaactaGCAAAGATGATTGGACACATCTTTGAAATGAGCGACGATGACCCGCGACGGGAAGATGAGATTAGAAAATATAGCGCCATCTATGGACGATTTGACTCCAAGAGACGGGACGGCAAACACTTGACCCTGCACGAG CTGACTGTGAACGAGGCGGCTGCGCAGCTGTGTATGAGGGATGTGGCTCTGCTGACCCGGCGCGACGAGTTGTTTGGACTGGCCCGACAGATCTCCAGAGAAGTCACATACAAGTACACCTATCGAACCAGCAA GTCCCGGTGTGGAGACAGAGATGAGCCGTCGCCGAAAAGGATAAAAACAGAA GAAAACTTCTTTGACATCCAAGAGGCGCTGCAGGCAATTCACATGAGGCAGGAGATGCTCAGGGAGCAACTGGCTAGCGCCAAGTCCAAAGGAGACGAGAGCATTGGTCGGAACCTGCAG ATGCAGCTGGAGCGACTCCTGGCCAGACAGATGGAGATCCTTCAGGATGCTGCTGTCCAGGAGCGACTGCAGGCTCTAGATTGGAGGATCCCCCCCGCCGCCCTCAAGTACCTTAACAGCGCACAGAACACCAATGGAGCCAGCGGTGATGCTGCCAGAGACCACCAGG AGGAACGGCCGCTCAACCTGAGGGTTGTCAGTCAAACCATGCCGGAGGGCGAGCTGCCGCTGGGCAAGCAGCTAGCCAACGAGCTAAAGCGACATCACaaccacaacaacagcaacaacaacaacaacaacaacagcagcagcaacaacacagaTGAGCCCAAAACACCAGCAACAG